A stretch of the Medicago truncatula cultivar Jemalong A17 chromosome 5, MtrunA17r5.0-ANR, whole genome shotgun sequence genome encodes the following:
- the LOC11424139 gene encoding uncharacterized protein encodes MTKRETMATLSPKKSCRYGIRSISLPTRSHPSTIKIQEELNKFKSYEAMSSSSSSSKVETICFGLYVLVNVYKCMEDVLKLAMTQQALFSHKNEKWVDELVECPVRFLDILGETRDVIMLMKGNFQELQSALRRRKFEEYVIESYVSSYWSLRRSMKKSCTKSLFLLKQIDESFGGCFPLDVNQHISSIVRVFREVSLITSSIFQSLVEFLASPIFKTKVNKWKFVSRVLMRKGGFDCNYQEENINELEKVDLALCRLMVIDNTDMDFDEVEKIQCVHKEVEAIVVVIEGFENGLDCLFKHLINTRVSFLNILSP; translated from the coding sequence ATGACGAAAAGGGAAACTATGGCTACCCTCTCACCAAAGAAATCTTGTCGTTATGGTATTAGATCTATTAGTTTACCAACAAGATCACATCCAAGCACAATTAAAATTCAAGAGGAGCTAAACAAGTTTAAATCATATGAGGcaatgtcatcatcatcatcttcctcaAAAGTTGAAACAATTTGCTTTGGTCTATATGTTCTTGTAAACGTTTACAAGTGCATGGAAGATGTTTTGAAATTGGCAATGACCCAACAAGCATTATTCTCTCACAAAAATGAGAAATGGGTTGATGAGTTAGTAGAATGCCCGGTTAGATTCTTAGACATATTAGGAGAAACTAGAGATGTTATCATGTTGATGAAAGGAAATTTTCAAGAACTTCAATCAGCACTTAGAAGGAGAAAATTTGAAGAATATGTAATTGAAAGTTATGTATCTTCATATTGGAGTTTAAGAAGAAGCATGAAGAAATCATGCACAAAatctttgtttttattgaagCAAATAGATGAATCATTTGGAGGGTGTTTTCCTTTAGATGTTAATCAACACATTTCTTCAATTGTGAGAGTATTTAGAGAGGTAAGTTTGATCACAAGTTCTATTTTTCAGTCACTAGTGGAATTTCTTGCTTCACCAATTTTCAAGACTAAGGTTAACAAGTGGAAATTTGTTTCAAGAGTACTCATGAGGAAAGGTGGGTTTGATTGCAATTATCAAGAGGAAAATATTAATGAATTAGAAAAAGTGGATTTGGCACTTTGTAGATTAATGGTTATTGATAACACAGACATGGATTTTGATGAGGTTGAGAAGATTCAATGTGTACATAAAGAGGTTGAAGCTATTGTGGTTGTCATTGAAGGGTTTGAAAATGGATTGGATTGTTTGTTTAAGCACCTTATTAATACTCGTGTGTCTTTTCTTAATATTCTTTCTCCCTAA
- the LOC11425359 gene encoding uncharacterized protein — MASNNYHVRSNSFPSQSHPNTSRIDQELTKMKTWEATSTSTSHSITNGLSFLEDLYISLEDLLNMSSTQKAIAHHHRGEKFVEELLDGSVKVLDICGITRDTMLQIKENVQSLHSSLRRRKRDSSIETSVAEYKLFTKKMKKNVTKLITSLKRMESKFGASSLLNQDQDLVAVITVLREVIAMNMSIFQSILSFLVGSSSKSKATKWLNLMHKRVICEENMENFNELQCVEASLKTLISEGSNVAHERFEALENAIEMIENGLENVFRRLVKTRVSLLNIMSQ; from the coding sequence atgGCAAGCAACAATTACCATGTTCGCTCAAACAGTTTTCCTTCTCAATCTCATCCTAACACCTCAAGAATAGATCAAGAGTTAACAAAAATGAAGACATGGGAAGCCACATCAACATCCACATCTCATTCAATTACCAATGGCCTTTCATTTCTTGAAGATTTGTATATTTCTTTGGAAGATCTTCTCAATATGTCATCAACACAAAAGGCCATTGCTCACCACCATCGAGGTGAGAAATTTGTCGAAGAGTTGTTGGATGGTTCAGTGAAAGTTTTGGATATCTGTGGCATCACAAGGGACACCATGTTACAGATTAAAGAAAATGTTCAATCCCTTCACTCTTCCCTTAGAAGGAGAAAGAGAGATTCAAGCATCGAAACAAGTGTAGCCGAATATAAATTATTcacaaagaagatgaagaagaatgtcACAAAGTTGATCACATCTTTAAAACGAATGGAAAGTAAATTTGGAGCTTCCTCACTTTTGAATCAAGATCAAGACCTTGTTGCAGTGATTACAGTTCTTAGAGAGGTCATTGCAATGAACATGTCTATCTTTCAATCCATTTTGTCTTTCTTGGTTGGATCATCATCAAAGTCAAAGGCAACCAAATGGTTGAACTTGATGCATAAGAGGGTAATATGTGAAGAGAACATGGAGAATTTCAATGAATTGCAATGTGTGGAAGCATCTTTGAAAACCCTTATAAGTGAAGGTTCTAATGTTGCACATGAAAGATTTGAGGCTTTGGAGAATGCAATtgaaatgatagaaaatggTTTGGAGAATGTATTTAGGCGTTTGGTTAAAACTAGAGTCAGTCTTTTGAACATAATGAGTCAATAG
- the LOC11407321 gene encoding uncharacterized protein has product MASNNYHVRSNSFPSQSHPNSTRIEQELTKIKTWEATSTSTSDSITTGLSFLEDLYISLEDLLNMSSTQKAISHHQGEKFVEELLDGSMKVLDICGITRDIVLQIKENVQSLHSSLRRRKGESNIEKSVAEYKFFTKKMKKNVTKLITSLKHMETKFGASSLLNQDQDLVALITVLREVIKMNLSIFQSVLSFLVGSSSKSKATKWFKVTKLMQKRVTCEENMENFNELQCVEASLRTLSSDGSIVAHERFEALENAIESIEKGLENIFRRLVKTRVCLLNIITLS; this is encoded by the coding sequence atgGCAAGCAACAATTACCACGTTCGCTCAAACAGTTTTCCTTCTCAATCTCATCCTAACTCCACAAGAATAGAACAAGAGCTAACCAAAATCAAGACATGGGAAGCCACATCAACATCCACATCTGATTCAATTACCACTGGCCTTTCCTTTCTTGAAGATTTGTATATTTCTTTGGAAGATCTTCTCAATATGTCATCAACACAAAAGGCTATTTCTCACCATCAGGGTGAGAAATTTGTGGAAGAGTTGCTGGATGGTTCAATGAAAGTTTTGGATATCTGTGGCATCACCAGGGACATCGTGttacaaattaaagaaaatgttcAATCACTTCACTCTTCTCTTAGAAGGAGAAAGGGAGAATCAAACATTGAAAAAAGTGTAGCCGAATataaattcttcacaaagaagatgaagaagaatgtcACAAAGTTGATCACATCTTTAAAACATATGGAAACTAAATTTGGAGCTTCCTCACTTTTGAATCAAGATCAAGACCTTGTTGCACTGATTACAGTTCTTAGAGAGGTCATTAAAATGAACTTGTCTATCTTTCAATCAGTTTTGTCTTTCTTGGTTGGATCTTCATCAAAGTCAAAGGCAACAAAATGGTTCAAAGTGACAAAGTTGATGCAAAAGAGGGTAACATGTGAAGAGAACATGGAGAATTTCAATGAATTGCAGTGTGTCGAAGCATCTTTAAGAACCCTTTCAAGTGATGGTTCTATTGTTGCACATGAAAGATTTGAGGCTTTGGAGAATGCAATTGAAAGTATAGAAAAGGGTTTAGAGAATATATTTAGGCGTTTGGTTAAAACTAGAGTCTGTCTTTTGAACATCATAACTCTATCTTAG
- the LOC11405448 gene encoding uncharacterized protein, with translation MASNKYHVRSNSFPSQSHPNSTRIEQELTKIKTWEATSTSTSDSITTGLSFLEDLYISLEDLLNMSSTQKAISHHQGEKFVEELLDGSVKVLDICGITRDTMLQIKENVQSLHSSLRRRKGDSSIETSVAEYKFFTKKMKKNVTKLITYLKHMETKFGVSSLLNQDQDLVAVITVLREVIKMNLSIFQSILSFLVGSSSKSKATKWLKVTKLMQKRVTCEERMENFNELQCVEASLRTLISEGSIVAHDRFEALENAIESIENGLENIFRHLVKTRVCLLNIMTLS, from the coding sequence ATGGCAAGCAACAAGTACCATGTTCGCTCAAACAGTTTTCCTTCTCAATCTCATCCTAACTCCACAAGAATAGAACAAGAGCTAACCAAAATCAAGACATGGGAAGCCACATCAACATCCACATCTGATTCAATTACCACTGGCCTTTCCTTTCTTGAAGATTTGTATATTTCTTTGGAAGATCTTCTCAACATGTCATCAACACAAAAGGCTATTTCTCACCATCAAGGTGAGAAATTTGTGGAAGAATTATTGGATGGTTCAGTGAAAGTTTTGGATATCTGTGGCATCACAAGGGACACCATGttacaaattaaagaaaatgttcAATCACTTCACTCTTCTCTTAGAAGGAGAAAGGGAGATTCAAGCATTGAAACAAGTGTAGCCGAATATAAATTTTTCactaagaagatgaagaagaatgtcACAAAGTTGATcacatatttaaaacatatggAAACTAAATTTGGAGTTTCTTCACTTTTGAATCAAGATCAAGACCTTGTCGCAGTTATTACAGTTCTTAGAGAGGTCATTAAAATGAACTTGTCTATCTTTCAATCCATATTGTCTTTCTTGGTTGGATCTTCATCAAAGTCAAAGGCAACAAAATGGTTGAAAGTGACAAAGTTGATGCAAAAGAGGGTAACATGTGAAGAGAGGATGGAGAATTTCAATGAATTGCAGTGTGTGGAAGCATCGTTAAGAACCCTTATAAGTGAAGGTTCTATTGTTGCACATGATAGATTTGAGGCTTTGGAGAATGCAATTGAAAGTATAGAAAATGGTTTAGAGAATATATTTAGGCATTTGGTTAAAACTAGAGTCTGTCTTTTGAACATCATGACTCTATCTTAG
- the LOC11408560 gene encoding uncharacterized protein, with the protein MASNNYHVRSNSFPSQSHPNSTRIEKELTKMKTWEATSTSTSDSITNGLFLLEDLYISLEDLLNLTSTQKLVSHHHGEKFVEELLDGSMKMLDICGITRDTMLHIKENVQSLHSSLRRRKGDSSIEKSVAEYKFFTKKMKKNVTKLITSLKHMESKFGASSLLKKDQDLVAVITVLREVIKLNLSIFQSVLSFLVGSSSKSKATKWLKVTKLMQKRVTCEENMENFNELQCVEASLRTLTSEGSNVAHERFEALENAIESIENGLENIFRRLVKTRVCLLNIITLS; encoded by the coding sequence ATGGCAAGCAACAATTACCATGTTCGCTCAAACAGTTTTCCTTCTCAATCTCATCCAAACTCCACTAGAATTGAAAAAGAGCTAACCAAAATGAAGACATGGGAAGCCACATCAACATCCACATCTGATTCAATTACAAATGGCCTCTTCTTGCTTGAAGATTTGTATATATCTTTGGAAGATCTTCTAAATTTGACATCAACACAGAAGCTTGTTTCTCACCATCATGGTGAGAAATTTGTGGAAGAGTTGTTGGATGGTTCAATGAAAATGTTGGATATATGTGGCATTACAAGGGACACTATGTTACACATTAAAGAAAATGTTCAATCACTTCACTCTTCTCTTAGAAGGAGAAAGGGAGATTCAAGCATTGAAAAAAGTGTAGCAGAATATAAATTTTTcacaaagaagatgaagaagaatgtcACAAAGTTGATCACATCTTTAAAACATATGGAAAGTAAATTTGGAGCTTCTTCACTTTTGAAAAAAGATCAAGACCTTGTTGCAGTGATTACAGTTCTTAGAGAGGTCATTAAATTGAACTTGTCTATCTTTCAATCTGTTTTGTCTTTCTTGGTTGGATCTTCATCAAAGTCAAAGGCAACAAAATGGTTGAAAGTGACAAAGTTGATGCAAAAGAGGGTAACATGTGAGGAGAACATGGAGAATTTCAATGAATTGCAGTGTGTGGAAGCATCTTTGAGAACCCTTACAAGTGAAGGTTCTAACGTTGCACATGAAAGATTTGAGGCTTTGGAGAATGCAATTGAAAGTATAGAAAATGGTTTAGAGAATATATTTAGGCGTTTGGTTAAAACTAGAGTCTGTCTTTTGAACATCATAACTCTATCTTAG